The Thermotoga sp. genome window below encodes:
- the leuC gene encoding 3-isopropylmalate dehydratase large subunit, whose amino-acid sequence MTLAEKILSGKAGRKVEPGEFLLLEPDVALANDITAPLAIRKFKEYGGKKVRYPDRVVLVPDHFTPNKDIKSAMQVKMMREFAREQGIEKFFEIGRMGIEHVLLPEEGLVKSGDLVVGADSHTCTYGALGAFATGVGSTDVAGFYLIGKVWLRVPESIKVMLRGKFNEMVTAKDLVLKLISILGVDGANYKVIEFSGPGVKEISMEGRFTVSNMAIEAGGKTGLFPVDEITIAYEKERGIEVEEMYPDEDAKYVKEVEMDLSELEPQVAYPFLPSNAKDISETEKDRIKIDQVVIGSCTNGRIEDLRLAAQILKGRTVAPNVRCIIIPGSQRVYKQALKEGLIDVFLDAGCAVSTPTCGPCLGGHMGVLAEGEIAISTTNRNFVGRMGHPNSKVFLASPAVAAASAVKGYIADPRKL is encoded by the coding sequence ATGACCCTTGCGGAAAAAATTCTCTCCGGGAAAGCTGGAAGGAAGGTTGAACCAGGTGAGTTTCTACTCCTGGAGCCAGATGTTGCCCTTGCGAACGACATAACCGCCCCCCTTGCCATCAGGAAGTTCAAGGAGTACGGTGGAAAGAAGGTTAGGTACCCAGACAGGGTGGTTCTCGTCCCGGACCACTTCACACCGAACAAAGACATAAAATCCGCCATGCAGGTGAAGATGATGAGAGAATTCGCCCGAGAACAGGGGATAGAGAAGTTCTTTGAGATAGGAAGAATGGGCATTGAACATGTTTTGCTTCCCGAGGAGGGACTCGTGAAGTCGGGCGATCTCGTCGTGGGGGCAGACTCCCACACGTGCACCTATGGAGCTTTGGGAGCCTTTGCCACGGGTGTTGGTTCCACGGACGTAGCGGGTTTCTACCTCATTGGGAAAGTGTGGTTGCGCGTCCCAGAGAGTATAAAAGTGATGCTCCGTGGAAAGTTCAACGAGATGGTGACCGCCAAAGACCTTGTTTTGAAACTCATATCCATCCTCGGAGTGGATGGAGCGAACTACAAGGTCATAGAATTCTCGGGACCTGGGGTGAAAGAGATCTCTATGGAAGGAAGGTTCACCGTATCGAACATGGCTATAGAGGCGGGAGGAAAAACTGGGCTCTTCCCGGTAGATGAGATCACCATCGCTTACGAGAAAGAAAGAGGCATAGAGGTCGAAGAGATGTACCCAGACGAGGATGCAAAATACGTAAAGGAAGTGGAGATGGATCTTTCCGAACTCGAACCTCAGGTTGCCTATCCCTTCCTTCCGTCCAATGCAAAGGATATCTCTGAGACAGAAAAGGATCGTATCAAGATAGATCAGGTGGTGATAGGAAGCTGTACCAACGGAAGGATAGAAGACCTCAGGCTCGCGGCACAGATCCTGAAAGGGAGAACCGTTGCTCCAAACGTGCGGTGTATCATCATACCTGGCTCTCAGAGAGTCTATAAGCAGGCCCTGAAGGAGGGGCTGATCGATGTTTTCCTCGATGCTGGTTGTGCTGTTTCCACTCCAACGTGTGGACCCTGTCTTGGGGGACACATGGGGGTTCTTGCGGAAGGAGAGATCGCTATCTCCACAACCAATAGGAACTTCGTGGGAAGGATGGGGCATCCAAACAGCAAGGTTTTTCTTGCGTCTCCCGCTGTTGCCGCAGCCAGTGCAGTGAAGGGATACATAGCGGATCCAAGAAAACTGTGA
- the cimA gene encoding citramalate synthase: protein MSIKVYDTTLRDGAQAFGVSFSLEDKIRIAEALDDLGVHYLEGGWPGSNPKDIAFFEAVKNMRFKNLKVAAFSSTRRPNTRIEEDPNIQTLIKAETPVYTIFGKSWDLHVEKALRTTLEENLKMIYDTIFYLKRFADEVVYDAEHFFDGYKANREYALKTLKVAEEAGADCLVLADTNGGTLPHEIEEIIEEVKRHVKTPIGIHAHNDSDVAVANTLAAVRKGAVHVQGTINGLGERCGNANLCSVIPNLVLKMGLEAIPKENLKKLFDVAHLVAELSGRPHIENMPYVGDYAFAHKGGVHVSAIKRDSRTYEHISPELVGNRRIISISELSGRSNVIEKVKEMGFKVDSSSPKVKEILKKIKELEAQGYHFEGAEASFELLVREMLGRRKKYFEFLGFTVMTVKNKDEKSFSEATVKVRVPDEVAKRMGHKEPLEHTAAEGEGPVEALDKAVRKALEKFYPSLKNTKLTDYKVRILNEQAGTKATTRVLIESSDGKKRWGTVGVSPNIIEASWTALLESLEYKLHKDEEEMKKDEDKDI, encoded by the coding sequence TTGAGTATAAAGGTGTACGATACCACCTTGAGGGATGGGGCACAGGCTTTCGGTGTTTCCTTTTCCCTGGAGGACAAGATCAGAATTGCCGAGGCTCTGGACGACCTCGGCGTTCATTACCTCGAAGGGGGCTGGCCCGGCTCAAATCCGAAAGACATAGCGTTTTTTGAAGCCGTGAAGAACATGCGTTTCAAGAATTTAAAAGTGGCAGCTTTCAGTTCCACAAGAAGACCGAACACGAGGATAGAAGAAGATCCAAATATACAAACGCTCATAAAAGCTGAAACACCAGTTTACACGATATTCGGTAAGAGCTGGGATCTTCACGTGGAGAAAGCCCTTCGAACAACTCTTGAAGAGAACCTCAAGATGATATACGACACGATTTTTTATTTGAAGAGATTCGCCGACGAGGTGGTATACGACGCGGAACACTTCTTCGACGGATACAAGGCGAATAGAGAATACGCTCTCAAAACTCTCAAAGTGGCCGAAGAAGCTGGGGCGGATTGTCTCGTTCTCGCTGACACGAACGGAGGTACCCTTCCGCACGAAATCGAGGAGATCATTGAAGAGGTGAAAAGGCATGTAAAAACTCCCATTGGAATACACGCCCACAACGATTCCGATGTGGCGGTGGCGAACACCCTTGCCGCTGTGAGGAAGGGAGCGGTTCATGTTCAGGGAACCATAAACGGTCTTGGAGAAAGGTGTGGAAACGCGAATCTCTGTTCTGTGATACCGAATCTTGTCCTCAAAATGGGTCTGGAAGCCATACCGAAGGAGAATCTGAAAAAACTCTTCGATGTTGCACATCTTGTAGCAGAACTTTCTGGAAGGCCGCACATAGAGAACATGCCCTACGTTGGAGATTACGCCTTCGCTCACAAAGGAGGGGTACATGTCTCTGCCATAAAGCGCGATTCGAGAACCTACGAACACATCAGCCCAGAACTGGTTGGGAACAGGAGGATCATTTCCATCTCGGAGCTCTCAGGCCGAAGCAACGTCATCGAAAAGGTGAAGGAGATGGGATTCAAGGTAGACAGCTCTTCACCCAAGGTCAAGGAGATCCTCAAAAAGATAAAAGAACTCGAAGCTCAGGGATATCATTTTGAGGGAGCAGAGGCATCCTTTGAGCTTCTCGTGAGGGAGATGCTTGGAAGAAGAAAGAAGTACTTCGAATTCCTCGGATTCACTGTCATGACCGTGAAGAACAAGGACGAAAAGAGTTTCTCTGAAGCAACGGTGAAGGTTAGAGTGCCGGATGAAGTAGCGAAGAGAATGGGTCATAAGGAACCCCTCGAACACACTGCAGCTGAGGGAGAAGGGCCTGTCGAGGCATTGGACAAGGCAGTGAGAAAGGCTCTGGAGAAGTTCTACCCGTCCTTGAAGAACACGAAACTTACCGACTACAAGGTCAGAATCCTCAACGAACAGGCAGGCACCAAAGCGACAACAAGGGTCCTCATAGAGTCCAGCGATGGAAAAAAGAGATGGGGAACTGTAGGTGTTTCCCCGAACATCATAGAGGCCTCTTGGACGGCCCTTCTTGAATCCTTGGAGTACAAACTCCACAAGGATGAAGAGGAGATGAAAAAAGATGAGGATAAAGATATTTGA
- the leuD gene encoding 3-isopropylmalate dehydratase small subunit: MGMKIKGKVFVFGDNVNTDEIIPARYLNTSDPQELAKYCMEDVRPGFGRRDDIKGGIIVAGENFGCGSSREHAPVAIKAAGISCVIAKSFARIFFRNAINIGLPIVELKEADEFEEGDTAEVDLENGVVRNLTKEKEYKIRPYPEFLMRIIDAGGWLEYCLKEVGE; encoded by the coding sequence ATGGGAATGAAGATAAAAGGGAAGGTGTTTGTTTTTGGCGACAATGTGAACACAGACGAGATCATACCTGCAAGGTATCTGAACACCTCCGACCCTCAGGAGCTTGCAAAGTACTGCATGGAAGACGTGAGACCGGGCTTTGGAAGGCGTGACGATATAAAGGGAGGTATCATCGTCGCTGGTGAGAACTTCGGCTGTGGTTCCTCAAGGGAGCATGCACCGGTTGCCATAAAAGCTGCCGGTATCTCCTGCGTTATAGCCAAGTCTTTTGCCAGGATATTCTTCAGAAACGCCATAAACATTGGCCTTCCCATTGTCGAACTGAAGGAGGCCGACGAGTTCGAGGAAGGAGACACAGCGGAGGTGGACCTGGAAAACGGTGTCGTGAGGAACCTCACGAAGGAAAAGGAGTACAAAATAAGACCCTATCCAGAGTTTCTCATGAGGATCATAGACGCGGGTGGCTGGCTCGAATACTGTTTGAAGGAAGTGGGGGAGTGA
- the ilvN gene encoding acetolactate synthase small subunit translates to MMNQTHDHLVSMLVHNKPGVMRKVANLFARRGFNISSITVGESETPGLSRLVIMVRGDDRTIEQIEKQAYKLVEVVKVTPIDPLPGNRVEREMALIKVKFGDDKQELFQLVEIFRGKIIDVSKEGAIIEITGARSKVEAFINLLPEKQVEEIARTGIVAMNRWNAKEREGF, encoded by the coding sequence ATGATGAATCAGACTCATGATCACCTTGTTTCTATGCTTGTTCACAACAAACCTGGTGTTATGAGAAAGGTTGCAAATCTGTTTGCAAGAAGAGGTTTCAACATCAGCAGTATCACCGTTGGAGAGTCGGAGACACCGGGACTTTCTAGGCTCGTGATCATGGTGAGAGGAGATGACAGAACGATAGAGCAGATAGAAAAGCAAGCCTACAAGCTTGTCGAGGTGGTCAAGGTGACTCCTATAGATCCTCTCCCAGGGAACCGTGTGGAAAGGGAGATGGCTCTCATCAAGGTAAAATTCGGAGATGACAAACAGGAGTTGTTCCAGCTCGTTGAAATATTCAGGGGGAAGATCATAGACGTATCGAAAGAAGGAGCGATCATAGAGATAACCGGTGCAAGAAGCAAGGTAGAAGCCTTCATAAACCTCCTGCCGGAGAAACAGGTGGAAGAGATTGCAAGAACGGGTATCGTCGCAATGAACAGATGGAACGCAAAAGAAAGGGAGGGATTCTGA
- the leuA gene encoding 2-isopropylmalate synthase, translated as MRIKIFDTTLRDGEQSPGASMSVEEKVEVALMLEDLGVDLIEAGFPVSSPVQFEAVKKVATTVQKPIVVGLARCVEKDIDVVHEALKDRQKDKRMIHVFIATSPIHRKYKLKMEKEEILERVRRYVAYAKQFFDLVEFSAEDATRTEIPFLIEVYKTAIEAGATTINVPDTVGYALPDEFGELIKTLKEGVPGIKDVDLSVHCHNDLGLAVANSLAAVQNGATQVEVTLNGIGERAGNCSLEEFVMTLKVRKDKLSYETGIRTELIYPASRLLTHITGLIPARNKPIVGENVFLHESGIHQDGVLKHRETYEIMKPSDIGRSSETLVLGRHSGKHALRKKLETYGIKLDDETFQKVFEKFTELADRKKEVYDDDLFSIVSEVLKEPLNGYKLVHFHVHTGNTLLPTAAVVLQVRNEKREAAETGNGPVDAIFKAIDKALGLQPKLEEYIIQAVGTGKNAQGEVKLTLKIDGELYSGRGVSTDIVEASAIAYINAINKYLIAKGLLRKSGGVE; from the coding sequence ATGAGGATAAAGATATTTGATACCACCTTGAGGGATGGAGAGCAGTCCCCTGGGGCTTCCATGTCCGTTGAAGAGAAGGTTGAGGTAGCTCTCATGCTGGAGGACCTCGGTGTCGATCTCATAGAGGCGGGATTTCCTGTCTCTTCACCTGTTCAGTTCGAGGCTGTAAAAAAGGTGGCTACTACTGTCCAGAAACCCATCGTGGTTGGGCTTGCAAGGTGTGTAGAGAAAGACATAGACGTTGTGCACGAAGCCTTGAAAGATCGCCAGAAGGACAAGCGTATGATACATGTTTTCATAGCAACATCTCCGATCCATAGAAAGTACAAGTTGAAGATGGAAAAAGAAGAGATCCTCGAGAGGGTGAGAAGATACGTTGCCTATGCCAAACAGTTCTTCGATCTCGTGGAGTTCTCGGCGGAGGACGCTACCAGAACGGAGATACCCTTTTTGATAGAGGTCTACAAAACGGCGATCGAGGCCGGTGCAACAACGATCAACGTCCCGGACACCGTGGGATACGCCCTTCCAGATGAGTTTGGAGAACTCATAAAAACCCTGAAAGAGGGTGTACCCGGAATAAAAGACGTGGATCTTTCCGTTCACTGTCACAACGATCTTGGGCTTGCCGTAGCAAACTCACTGGCTGCTGTTCAGAACGGTGCAACTCAAGTGGAGGTAACACTGAACGGGATAGGAGAGAGGGCTGGTAACTGTTCTCTGGAAGAGTTTGTGATGACCCTGAAGGTGAGAAAAGACAAGCTCTCGTACGAAACCGGTATAAGAACAGAACTGATATACCCCGCTTCCAGGCTTCTCACTCACATAACAGGTCTCATACCGGCGAGGAACAAACCCATAGTGGGTGAGAACGTTTTCCTCCACGAGTCTGGAATACACCAGGATGGTGTTTTGAAACACAGGGAGACCTACGAGATCATGAAACCTTCGGACATCGGAAGGTCCTCAGAAACACTGGTCCTCGGAAGGCACTCCGGAAAACACGCTCTCAGAAAGAAGCTGGAAACTTACGGCATCAAGCTCGACGATGAGACCTTCCAGAAGGTGTTCGAGAAGTTCACGGAACTGGCCGATAGAAAGAAAGAGGTGTACGACGACGATCTCTTCTCCATTGTCTCCGAAGTCCTGAAGGAACCTTTGAATGGGTACAAACTCGTTCATTTCCACGTTCACACTGGAAACACACTGCTTCCCACGGCAGCCGTAGTGCTTCAGGTCAGAAACGAAAAGAGAGAGGCAGCAGAGACGGGCAACGGTCCTGTGGACGCCATATTCAAGGCGATCGACAAAGCTCTCGGGCTTCAGCCGAAGCTCGAAGAGTACATAATCCAGGCAGTGGGAACGGGAAAGAACGCCCAGGGAGAGGTGAAACTGACCCTGAAGATAGATGGTGAGCTTTACAGTGGAAGAGGTGTTTCCACAGACATAGTCGAGGCTTCCGCCATCGCCTACATAAACGCGATAAACAAATATCTCATAGCAAAGGGTCTTTTGAGAAAAAGCGGAGGTGTTGAATGA
- the ilvB gene encoding biosynthetic-type acetolactate synthase large subunit — MKMRGSRMLFEAFLREGVDTIFGIPGGAIINVYDELCNYEDKINFYLFRHEQGATHAADGYARVTGKPGVVIVTSGPGATNTVTGIATAYMDSIPLVVITGQVPTSFIGTDAFQEVDVTGITMPITKHNHLATSIEELPYAIKEAFYVATTGRPGPVLLDFPKDVQTAEGEFNYPDEIEILGYKPTVKGHPRQIKKVMELLKESKRPIVIVGGGANLSGTMNLVNQFVDKFRVPAVSTLMGRGVNPSDERLYYDGIGMHGAYYGNYAVANADLIIALGVRFSDRILGNPRTFAKNAKIVHVDIDPAEIGKNVSVDVPIVGDLRNVLEEFLKYDLDTDFSEWIEELQEVKKKYPLTYERDGKLIKPQYIVEKVNEVFPDDTIVVADVGQNQMWVAQYYKFKHQRSFLCSGGLGTMGYALPAGIGAKIGAPDREVVIFAGDGGFQMNIQELMTIRRYNLPVKIIVMDNKALGMVRQWQQLFFNCRYSATVLSDNPDFARIAEAVGIKAMKIEKPDQVDKAVEELARSRRPMLIHAVVDPAENVLPMVPPGGDVGAPLVEASYDDSFVKQVMKVIDENRRGDER; from the coding sequence GTGAAGATGAGAGGTTCCAGGATGTTGTTTGAAGCTTTTTTGAGAGAAGGTGTGGATACGATTTTTGGTATACCAGGAGGGGCCATCATCAACGTCTACGACGAGCTCTGCAATTATGAAGACAAGATAAATTTCTACCTTTTCAGACACGAACAAGGAGCCACACACGCAGCAGACGGCTATGCGAGGGTCACTGGAAAGCCGGGTGTCGTCATAGTCACCTCCGGACCCGGAGCGACTAACACCGTGACGGGAATCGCCACCGCCTACATGGATTCCATACCACTCGTTGTGATCACAGGACAGGTTCCAACCTCCTTCATTGGAACAGATGCTTTCCAAGAGGTTGATGTCACTGGCATCACAATGCCCATCACAAAACACAACCACCTTGCCACCAGCATAGAAGAGCTTCCCTACGCGATAAAGGAAGCTTTCTACGTTGCTACAACGGGAAGGCCGGGTCCTGTACTTCTCGACTTTCCAAAGGATGTTCAAACAGCAGAGGGAGAGTTCAATTATCCCGATGAAATAGAAATCCTGGGTTACAAACCTACCGTGAAGGGTCATCCCAGACAGATAAAGAAGGTGATGGAACTGTTGAAGGAATCGAAGCGTCCCATTGTTATCGTCGGTGGTGGTGCGAACCTCTCGGGTACGATGAATCTGGTGAATCAGTTCGTAGACAAGTTCAGGGTGCCCGCAGTCAGCACGTTAATGGGACGTGGAGTGAATCCATCCGACGAAAGACTCTACTACGATGGAATAGGGATGCACGGTGCGTACTACGGAAACTACGCCGTGGCCAACGCTGATCTCATCATCGCACTCGGTGTAAGGTTCAGTGACAGGATCCTCGGAAATCCACGTACTTTCGCAAAGAACGCCAAAATTGTTCATGTTGACATAGATCCCGCCGAGATAGGAAAGAACGTTTCAGTGGATGTACCGATCGTTGGAGACCTGAGAAACGTTCTTGAGGAGTTCTTGAAATACGATCTAGACACAGATTTCTCCGAATGGATCGAAGAGCTTCAAGAGGTAAAGAAAAAGTATCCGTTGACGTACGAAAGAGATGGAAAACTCATAAAACCTCAGTACATCGTGGAGAAAGTGAACGAGGTCTTTCCGGACGATACAATAGTCGTGGCAGACGTGGGGCAGAATCAGATGTGGGTTGCACAGTATTACAAGTTCAAACATCAAAGATCTTTCTTGTGCTCTGGAGGGCTTGGAACGATGGGATACGCGCTACCGGCGGGGATAGGAGCGAAGATAGGTGCTCCAGACAGGGAAGTCGTGATCTTCGCTGGTGACGGTGGTTTCCAGATGAACATCCAGGAACTCATGACGATCAGAAGATACAACCTCCCGGTGAAGATCATAGTGATGGACAACAAGGCTCTGGGAATGGTAAGACAATGGCAACAACTCTTCTTCAACTGCAGATACTCCGCCACGGTTCTGTCTGATAACCCAGACTTTGCGAGGATAGCAGAGGCTGTCGGTATAAAGGCAATGAAGATAGAGAAACCAGATCAAGTGGACAAGGCGGTGGAAGAACTCGCGAGATCGAGGAGACCCATGCTCATACACGCCGTTGTCGATCCTGCTGAAAACGTGCTCCCGATGGTCCCGCCAGGAGGAGATGTGGGAGCGCCTCTCGTCGAAGCATCTTACGATGACTCCTTCGTGAAGCAGGTGATGAAGGTTATCGATGAAAACAGGAGAGGTGATGAAAGATGA
- the ilvC gene encoding ketol-acid reductoisomerase, with the protein MAVIYYDKDADLNLIKSKKIAIIGYGSQGHAHALNLKDSGLNVIVGLREGSKSWKKAEAQGLTVKTIEEAAKEADIIMMLIPDEHQPEVYKKYIEKHLTEGKMLMFAHGFNVHYHQIIPPKSVDVTMIAPKSPGHIVRREYVEGRGVPALVAVYQDYTGKAKELALAYAKGIGVTRAGVIETTFREETETDLFGEQAVLCGGVTALIKAGFETLVEAGYQPEIAYFECLNELKLIVDLIYEGGLSFMRYSVSNTAEYGDYISQEKIVTKEVRENMKQMLRDIQTGKFAKDWILENQAGRPFFYTMRKKESEHLIEKVGKELRKMMPWLKERNADEE; encoded by the coding sequence ATGGCGGTTATCTATTACGACAAGGATGCCGATCTCAACTTGATCAAGAGCAAGAAGATAGCCATCATAGGTTATGGAAGTCAGGGGCATGCGCACGCCCTGAATCTGAAGGACAGCGGCCTGAACGTCATTGTGGGCCTGAGAGAAGGAAGCAAAAGCTGGAAGAAAGCAGAGGCTCAGGGTCTCACCGTGAAAACCATCGAAGAAGCGGCGAAAGAAGCGGATATCATAATGATGCTCATACCGGACGAGCATCAGCCGGAGGTGTACAAGAAGTATATAGAAAAACACCTCACCGAAGGAAAGATGCTGATGTTCGCCCACGGTTTCAACGTACATTATCATCAAATCATCCCGCCGAAGAGCGTCGATGTGACCATGATCGCACCGAAGAGCCCGGGCCACATTGTGAGAAGAGAGTATGTCGAAGGAAGAGGGGTTCCCGCACTCGTTGCAGTTTACCAGGACTACACCGGTAAGGCAAAGGAGCTCGCCCTCGCCTATGCCAAGGGAATCGGTGTGACCAGGGCCGGTGTGATAGAGACGACCTTCAGGGAAGAAACTGAAACGGACCTCTTCGGTGAACAGGCAGTGCTCTGTGGAGGGGTGACCGCTCTCATAAAGGCTGGTTTTGAAACACTCGTGGAAGCGGGTTATCAGCCTGAAATCGCTTACTTTGAATGTCTGAACGAGCTCAAACTCATCGTGGATCTCATTTACGAAGGTGGCCTCAGTTTCATGAGGTACTCTGTCAGCAACACCGCCGAATACGGTGATTACATCAGCCAGGAAAAGATCGTAACCAAAGAGGTCAGGGAAAACATGAAGCAGATGCTCAGAGACATACAGACAGGTAAGTTTGCCAAGGACTGGATACTTGAAAACCAGGCAGGAAGGCCTTTCTTCTACACCATGAGAAAGAAAGAGTCCGAGCACCTCATAGAGAAGGTTGGAAAAGAGCTCAGAAAGATGATGCCATGGCTCAAGGAGAGGAACGCAGATGAGGAGTGA
- the ilvD gene encoding dihydroxy-acid dehydratase: MRSDVIKKGLERAPHRSLLKALGITDEEMKRPFIGIVSSANDIIPGHVHLDRIVEAVKAGVRMAGGVPFVFSTIGICDGIAMDHRGMKFSLPSRELIADSIEIVVNGFPFDGLVFVPNCDKITPGMIMAMGRLNIPSVLVSGGPMLAGRYAGRDIDLITVFEAVGGYKVGKVDEETLKAIEDFACPGAGSCSGLFTANTMNSLAEAMGIAPKGNGTVPAVHARRLRIAKEAGMLVVDLVKKGIKPRDIVTQDSLMNAIMVDLATGGSTNTVLHLKAIAESFEIDFDIRLFDELGRKVPHICNISPVGPYHIQDLDEAGGIYAVMKRLQENGLLKEDAMTIYQRKIGDLVKEARIMNEDVIRPFNNPYHREGGLGILFGNLAPEGAVVKLSGVPEKMMRHVGPAVVFEDGEEATKAILGGKIKKGDVVVIRYEGPKGGPGMREMLSPTSAIVGMGLAEDVALITDGRFSGGSHGAVIGHVSPEAAEGGPIGIVRDGDLIEIDFEKRTINLLIPEEEFKGRMKEFVPKVKDVNSDYLRRYAFFVQSASKGAAFRKP; encoded by the coding sequence ATGAGGAGTGATGTGATAAAGAAGGGGTTGGAAAGGGCTCCACACAGGTCCCTTTTGAAGGCGCTCGGTATAACGGACGAGGAGATGAAGCGACCGTTCATAGGCATTGTCTCATCAGCGAACGATATCATCCCTGGCCACGTACATCTTGATCGTATTGTCGAAGCGGTGAAAGCAGGAGTGAGGATGGCAGGAGGGGTGCCCTTCGTTTTTTCAACCATTGGAATCTGCGACGGGATAGCGATGGACCACAGGGGGATGAAGTTCTCCCTCCCTTCTAGAGAGCTCATAGCTGACTCCATAGAGATCGTTGTCAACGGTTTTCCCTTCGATGGTCTGGTGTTCGTTCCGAACTGTGACAAGATCACCCCCGGGATGATCATGGCGATGGGAAGGTTGAACATCCCATCCGTCCTGGTATCGGGTGGTCCCATGCTCGCCGGTCGGTACGCTGGGAGGGACATAGATCTCATCACCGTCTTCGAGGCGGTTGGTGGGTACAAGGTAGGAAAGGTCGACGAGGAGACACTCAAGGCGATCGAGGATTTTGCATGTCCGGGTGCCGGCTCCTGTTCGGGATTGTTTACCGCCAACACGATGAACTCACTCGCAGAAGCCATGGGGATCGCCCCGAAGGGTAACGGAACAGTGCCCGCCGTTCACGCAAGAAGGCTGCGAATAGCGAAAGAAGCCGGAATGCTCGTTGTGGATCTTGTAAAAAAAGGCATCAAACCCCGGGATATCGTTACGCAGGATTCTCTCATGAACGCCATCATGGTCGATCTCGCGACGGGAGGATCGACGAACACCGTCCTTCACCTGAAGGCGATCGCGGAGAGCTTCGAAATAGACTTCGATATAAGGCTCTTCGATGAACTCGGTCGAAAGGTGCCTCACATTTGTAACATCTCTCCCGTTGGTCCCTACCACATACAGGATCTTGACGAGGCTGGAGGCATCTACGCTGTGATGAAACGCCTCCAGGAGAACGGCCTTCTGAAGGAAGATGCCATGACCATCTACCAGAGAAAGATAGGGGATCTTGTCAAAGAGGCAAGGATCATGAACGAAGATGTGATCAGGCCGTTTAACAACCCATACCACAGGGAAGGTGGTCTTGGTATACTCTTTGGAAACCTCGCACCGGAAGGGGCGGTTGTCAAACTCTCTGGGGTTCCTGAAAAGATGATGCGCCACGTGGGTCCTGCCGTTGTGTTCGAAGATGGAGAAGAGGCAACGAAGGCGATCCTTGGTGGAAAGATCAAGAAAGGTGACGTGGTGGTGATCCGCTACGAAGGTCCCAAAGGTGGTCCCGGTATGAGAGAAATGCTCTCTCCCACCTCCGCGATCGTTGGGATGGGCCTTGCAGAGGATGTGGCTCTCATCACGGATGGAAGGTTCTCCGGAGGTTCTCACGGAGCCGTCATCGGTCACGTGTCTCCCGAAGCGGCAGAAGGCGGGCCCATTGGTATCGTGAGAGATGGGGACCTTATCGAGATAGATTTTGAGAAGAGAACAATAAACCTGTTGATACCGGAAGAAGAGTTCAAAGGAAGAATGAAAGAGTTTGTGCCAAAAGTGAAAGATGTGAACAGCGATTACTTGAGAAGATATGCCTTTTTCGTCCAATCTGCCAGCAAAGGGGCTGCGTTCAGAAAGCCCTGA